In Pseudomonas fluorescens NCIMB 11764, a single window of DNA contains:
- a CDS encoding isocitrate lyase/PEP mutase family protein yields MDAQTLRAQAFKALHERDGAFVIPNPWDAGSAKMLASLGFEALATTSAGYAFSQGRPDGGLTLDDTLANVRAIVAATDLPVAVDLENGFADDPAECAQSILRAAAAGAVGGSIEDATGREAAPIYCFEHAVARIEAAVAAARSLPFPFTLTARAENFLHGNPDLDDTIRRLQAFAEAGADVLYAPGLRSAEDVLAVVRAVAPKPVNVLMSGGLKLTVEQLSEMGVKRISVGSALALAALGEFYRAAQEIKTSGTFSFTSRSMPYAQANQLFKG; encoded by the coding sequence ATGGATGCGCAAACCCTTCGAGCCCAGGCGTTCAAAGCGCTGCATGAACGCGACGGGGCTTTTGTCATTCCCAACCCGTGGGACGCCGGCTCGGCGAAAATGCTCGCCAGCCTGGGCTTCGAGGCGCTGGCGACCACCAGTGCCGGTTATGCCTTTTCCCAAGGCCGTCCCGATGGCGGACTGACGCTGGACGATACCCTGGCGAATGTTCGGGCGATTGTCGCGGCGACCGATCTGCCGGTGGCGGTCGATCTGGAAAACGGTTTTGCCGACGATCCGGCCGAGTGTGCGCAAAGTATTTTGCGAGCCGCCGCAGCCGGCGCCGTGGGTGGTTCGATCGAAGATGCCACGGGGCGGGAAGCGGCGCCGATCTACTGCTTCGAGCATGCTGTGGCACGGATCGAAGCCGCTGTCGCCGCCGCTCGCAGTTTGCCGTTCCCCTTCACGTTGACGGCACGAGCCGAGAACTTCCTGCATGGCAATCCCGATCTGGACGACACCATTCGCCGCTTGCAGGCCTTCGCCGAAGCAGGCGCCGACGTGCTGTATGCGCCGGGTCTGCGCAGCGCTGAAGACGTATTGGCGGTGGTCCGCGCCGTGGCGCCCAAACCGGTGAATGTGTTGATGTCTGGCGGGCTGAAATTGACGGTCGAGCAGTTGAGCGAGATGGGCGTCAAACGCATCAGTGTCGGTTCGGCACTGGCGTTGGCAGCGCTTGGCGAGTTCTACCGGGCTGCCCAAGAGATCAAGACTTCGGGAACGTTCAGCTTTACGTCGCGGTCGATGCCGTACGCGCAGGCCAATCAATTGTTCAAAGGCTGA
- a CDS encoding extensin family protein gives MRFLRVLLVLVLMLGVAGASVWRGWISLPPQWNPWAPLDVKAEPNLLTRYKLMRLRDDPQLCEQALSSSGLRVAPQADSPDAKCPLNDALRVQGGDVALSSSFLASCRLAVSFALFEHHALQPAAQAVYGQAVTRVDHLGSFACRNVYGRENGRLSQHATANALDIAGFRLANGRSISVLKDWPKDNQDARFLRQVRDGACDVFSVVLSPDYNAAHRNHFHVDVGPWWVCR, from the coding sequence ATGCGGTTTTTGCGGGTGCTGCTGGTGTTGGTGCTGATGCTCGGTGTGGCGGGCGCGAGCGTCTGGCGCGGCTGGATCTCGCTGCCGCCGCAGTGGAACCCTTGGGCGCCGCTGGACGTGAAGGCCGAACCTAACCTGTTGACCCGCTACAAACTGATGCGGCTGCGCGATGATCCGCAATTGTGCGAGCAAGCCCTGAGCAGTTCCGGATTGCGCGTCGCCCCTCAAGCCGACAGTCCTGACGCAAAGTGTCCGTTGAACGATGCCTTGCGCGTGCAGGGCGGCGACGTCGCATTGAGCAGCAGCTTCCTCGCCAGTTGCCGCCTGGCGGTGTCATTTGCCCTGTTCGAGCATCACGCGCTGCAACCTGCGGCGCAGGCGGTCTATGGGCAAGCAGTCACCCGTGTCGATCATCTGGGGAGCTTTGCCTGCCGTAATGTCTACGGCCGTGAGAATGGCAGACTCAGCCAGCATGCCACGGCGAATGCGCTGGATATCGCCGGTTTTCGCCTGGCCAACGGGCGTTCCATCAGCGTGCTCAAGGATTGGCCGAAGGATAATCAGGACGCACGGTTTTTACGTCAGGTCCGCGACGGTGCCTGCGACGTGTTCAGTGTGGTGTTGAGCCCGGACTATAACGCCGCCCATCGCAATCATTTTCACGTGGATGTCGGGCCGTGGTGGGTATGTCGCTGA
- a CDS encoding class I SAM-dependent methyltransferase, translating to MIEQPAACRIHVEALGTAFQPQAEQWAERLGLPLQVTDGEFALQVGEQGLQLQQLGPDAPGPVRVDFVEGGAAHRRLFGGGTGQMIAKAVGIAQGVRPRVLDATAGLGKDAFVLASLGCEMSLIERQPLIGALLEDGLARGAEDFDVASIVARMRLLKGNSIEVMRNWEGEPPQVIYLDPMFPHREKTALVKKEMRLFRPLVGDDPDAPALLEAALALASHRVVVKRPRKAPCIAGPKPSHALDGKSSRYDIYPKKALKP from the coding sequence ATGATTGAGCAACCGGCGGCTTGCCGCATCCATGTCGAGGCCCTGGGCACGGCTTTTCAGCCACAGGCCGAGCAATGGGCCGAACGCCTGGGCCTGCCTTTGCAAGTGACTGATGGCGAGTTTGCCTTGCAGGTGGGCGAGCAGGGTTTGCAGTTGCAACAACTGGGGCCGGACGCGCCGGGGCCGGTGCGGGTGGACTTCGTTGAGGGGGGCGCGGCTCATCGCCGGTTGTTCGGCGGCGGCACCGGTCAGATGATCGCCAAGGCTGTTGGCATCGCGCAGGGCGTGCGCCCGCGGGTGCTGGACGCCACGGCGGGGCTGGGCAAGGATGCGTTCGTGCTGGCGAGCCTGGGCTGCGAGATGAGCCTGATCGAACGCCAGCCGTTGATCGGTGCGTTGCTTGAGGATGGTTTGGCACGGGGCGCGGAAGATTTCGACGTGGCGTCGATTGTGGCGCGCATGCGTTTGCTCAAGGGCAACTCGATCGAGGTCATGCGCAACTGGGAAGGCGAACCACCGCAGGTGATCTACCTCGACCCGATGTTTCCCCACCGTGAGAAAACGGCGCTGGTGAAGAAGGAAATGCGCCTGTTCCGGCCGTTGGTGGGGGATGACCCGGATGCACCCGCGTTGTTGGAGGCGGCGTTGGCATTGGCCAGCCATCGCGTGGTGGTGAAGCGCCCGCGCAAGGCGCCGTGCATTGCGGGGCCGAAGCCGAGTCATGCGCTGGACGGGAAATCCAGTCGGTATGACATTTATCCGAAGAAGGCGCTCAAGCCTTGA
- a CDS encoding TetR/AcrR family transcriptional regulator yields the protein MPNNLSTPNGPGRPKDLAKRQAILDAAKILFLSNGYASTSMDAVAAEAGVSKLTVYSHFNDKETLFSAAVVAKCEEQLPTLFFELPDGVSVETVLLNIARGFHHLINSDESVNLHRLMMTLGSQDPKLSQIFFEAGPERMLHGMERLLSKVDQSGALSIDKPRNAAEHFFCLLKGAGNFRLLYGCGEPLTGDAAEDHVREVVGLFMRAYRPEAV from the coding sequence ATGCCGAACAATCTTTCAACACCCAATGGCCCGGGCCGCCCCAAGGATCTGGCCAAGCGCCAGGCGATCCTCGATGCGGCGAAAATCCTGTTTCTGAGTAATGGTTATGCGAGCACCAGCATGGACGCCGTCGCGGCCGAGGCTGGCGTGTCGAAACTGACCGTCTACAGCCATTTCAACGACAAGGAGACGCTGTTCTCCGCCGCCGTGGTCGCCAAGTGCGAAGAGCAACTGCCTACGCTGTTTTTCGAATTGCCCGACGGCGTCTCAGTGGAAACGGTGCTGTTGAACATCGCGCGCGGTTTTCATCACCTGATCAATAGCGATGAATCGGTGAACCTGCACCGGTTGATGATGACGCTGGGCAGCCAGGACCCGAAGCTCTCGCAAATTTTCTTCGAGGCCGGACCGGAGCGCATGCTGCATGGCATGGAGCGCTTGCTGAGCAAGGTGGATCAGAGCGGTGCGTTGAGCATCGACAAGCCCCGCAATGCGGCGGAGCATTTCTTTTGCCTGCTCAAGGGCGCGGGGAATTTTCGCTTGTTGTATGGCTGTGGCGAGCCGCTGACCGGTGATGCGGCCGAGGACCATGTGCGGGAAGTGGTGGGGTTGTTTATGCGGGCTTATCGGCCAGAGGCAGTCTGA
- a CDS encoding efflux RND transporter periplasmic adaptor subunit, translated as MFRYALPLALPISLAFLLSACGHEEAPQVTVRPAMVVQPEPSAQAMESYPGEVRARYEPDLAFRIGGKVSRRLVEEGQRVKADQPLAELDPQDVRLQLEATRAQVAAAEANLNLVRAERDRYKTLMDRQMVSRSQYDNSENLYRSGEARLKQIKAEFNVSTNQASYAVLRAPQDGVVAKRAVEVGQVVAAGQTVFTLATDGEREVLISLPEQSFGRFKVGQPVSVELWTQPDQRFAGRIRELSPAADPKSRTFAARIAFTAGKVPAELGQSARVFIQTADVVSLSVPLSALTAENGATYVWVLGANNTLKKAPVRVGAFGEKTVPVLEGLNASDWVVAAGVHVLHDGQQVRPVDRSNRVVNLADKE; from the coding sequence ATGTTCCGCTATGCCTTGCCCCTCGCGTTGCCAATCAGTCTGGCGTTTTTATTGTCTGCGTGTGGTCACGAAGAGGCGCCGCAAGTCACTGTTCGGCCGGCCATGGTCGTGCAGCCAGAGCCCTCGGCCCAGGCGATGGAAAGCTATCCCGGTGAAGTCCGTGCCCGCTACGAGCCGGACCTGGCCTTTCGCATCGGCGGCAAAGTCAGCCGACGACTGGTCGAAGAAGGGCAGCGGGTCAAGGCCGACCAGCCCTTGGCGGAGCTCGACCCCCAGGACGTGCGTCTGCAACTGGAAGCGACCCGCGCTCAGGTCGCGGCTGCCGAAGCCAATCTCAATCTCGTACGCGCCGAGCGTGATCGCTACAAGACCCTGATGGACCGTCAGATGGTCAGCCGTTCCCAGTACGACAATTCTGAAAATCTCTATAGATCCGGTGAAGCGCGCCTGAAGCAGATCAAGGCCGAATTCAACGTGTCTACCAATCAGGCCAGCTATGCGGTGCTGCGCGCGCCTCAGGATGGCGTCGTGGCCAAGCGTGCGGTGGAAGTCGGGCAGGTCGTCGCCGCCGGTCAAACCGTATTCACCCTCGCCACCGATGGCGAGCGCGAAGTGTTGATCAGCCTGCCGGAGCAGAGCTTCGGTCGTTTCAAGGTCGGGCAGCCGGTGTCGGTGGAACTCTGGACCCAACCCGATCAACGATTCGCCGGACGTATCCGTGAGCTGTCGCCCGCCGCTGATCCAAAGTCCCGCACCTTCGCCGCCCGCATTGCATTCACTGCCGGCAAAGTCCCGGCCGAACTCGGCCAGAGCGCCCGGGTGTTCATCCAGACCGCCGATGTGGTGTCGCTGTCGGTGCCACTGTCGGCCCTCACTGCGGAAAACGGCGCCACCTACGTGTGGGTCCTTGGCGCCAACAACACCCTGAAAAAAGCCCCGGTCCGGGTCGGTGCATTCGGCGAGAAAACCGTGCCGGTGCTCGAAGGCCTGAACGCCAGCGACTGGGTGGTGGCCGCCGGTGTCCATGTGCTTCATGACGGGCAGCAAGTGCGCCCGGTGGATCGCTCCAACCGCGTGGTCAATCTGGCGGACAAGGAGTAA
- a CDS encoding efflux RND transporter permease subunit encodes MGFNLSEWALRNRQIVLFLMLLLAVVGALSYTKLGQSEDPPFTFKAMVIRTNWPGATAEEVSRQVSERIEKKLMETGEYERIVSFSRPGESQVTFVARDSMHSVQIPDLWYQVRKKISDIRHTLPPGIQGPFFNDEFGTTFGNIYALTGDGFDYAVLKDYADRIQIQLQRVKDVGKVDLLGLQDEKIWIELSNVKLATLGLPLAAVQQALEEQNAMSTAGFFETTSERLQLRVSGNFQTVEEIKNFPIRVGDRTFRISDVADVHRGFNDPPAPRMRFMAEDAIGLAVAMKDGGDILVLGKALEIEFARIQKNLPAGMQLRKVSDQPAAVKTGVGEFVQVLVEALAIVLLVSFFSLGVRTGMVVALAIPLVLAMTFACMYYLGIGLHKISLGALVLALGLLVDDAIIAVEMMAIKMEQGFDRIKAASYAWTSTAFPMLTGTLITAAGFLPIATAQSGTGEYTRSIFQVVTIALLASWIAAVVFVPYLGEKLLPDLAKIHAAKHGAGQPDPYATPFYERVRRLVEWCVRWRKTVIALTVLLFIASIVLFRFVPQQFFPASGRLELMVDLKLAEGASLSNTADQVKRLEGLLKDHAGIDNYVAYVGTGSPRFYLPLDQQLPAASFAQFVVLAKTIEDRETLRTWLIETLNEQFPALRSRVTRLENGPPVGYPVQFRVTGEHIEDVRALARKVAAKVRENPHVANVHLDWEEPSKVVYLNVDQDRARALGVSTANLSKFLQSSLTGSSVSQYREDNELIEILLRGTLHERTELSLLPSLAVPTDNGRSVALSQIATLEYGFEEGIIWHRNRLPNVTIRADIYGREQPATLVQQIMPTLDPIRAELPDGYLLEVGGTVEDSARGQNSVKAGVPLFIVVVLTLLMLQLRSFSRTVMVFLTAPLGLIGVTLFLMVFRQPFGFVAMLGTIALSGMIMRNSVILVDQIEQDIAAGLKPWQAIIEATVRRFRPIVLTALAAVLAMIPLSRSVFFGPMAVAIMGGLIVATALTLLFLPALYAAWFRIKKEPV; translated from the coding sequence ATGGGTTTCAATCTTTCCGAATGGGCGCTGCGTAATCGCCAGATCGTACTGTTCCTGATGCTGTTGCTGGCGGTCGTCGGCGCACTTTCCTACACCAAGCTCGGCCAGAGCGAAGACCCTCCATTCACCTTCAAGGCGATGGTGATCCGCACCAACTGGCCGGGGGCCACTGCCGAGGAAGTGTCCCGCCAGGTTAGCGAACGCATTGAAAAGAAGCTGATGGAAACCGGCGAGTACGAGCGCATCGTGTCGTTCTCTCGCCCCGGCGAATCCCAGGTGACGTTTGTCGCTCGCGACTCCATGCACTCGGTGCAAATCCCGGACCTCTGGTATCAGGTGCGCAAGAAGATCAGTGACATTCGTCATACCCTGCCGCCAGGTATTCAGGGGCCTTTTTTCAACGATGAATTCGGTACTACGTTCGGCAATATCTATGCGCTGACCGGCGACGGTTTTGATTACGCGGTGCTCAAGGACTACGCCGACCGCATCCAGATTCAGCTGCAACGGGTCAAGGACGTGGGCAAGGTCGACCTGCTCGGGTTGCAGGACGAGAAGATCTGGATCGAGCTTTCCAACGTCAAACTCGCCACCCTCGGCTTGCCGTTGGCAGCGGTGCAGCAGGCGCTTGAAGAGCAGAACGCGATGTCCACGGCTGGCTTCTTTGAAACCACCAGCGAGCGATTGCAGCTACGGGTTTCGGGGAATTTTCAGACAGTCGAAGAGATCAAGAACTTCCCGATTCGCGTCGGTGATCGCACGTTCCGTATCTCCGATGTCGCGGACGTGCACCGTGGTTTCAACGATCCACCGGCGCCACGCATGCGCTTCATGGCCGAAGACGCCATCGGTCTGGCCGTGGCGATGAAGGACGGTGGCGACATTCTGGTGCTGGGCAAGGCACTGGAGATCGAGTTCGCCCGAATCCAGAAAAACCTTCCGGCCGGCATGCAACTGCGCAAGGTTTCCGATCAGCCCGCTGCGGTGAAAACCGGGGTCGGTGAATTTGTACAGGTGCTGGTGGAAGCCTTGGCCATCGTTCTGTTGGTGAGCTTTTTCTCCCTCGGCGTGCGCACCGGCATGGTGGTGGCGCTGGCGATTCCGCTGGTGTTGGCGATGACCTTCGCCTGCATGTATTACCTCGGCATCGGCCTGCACAAGATTTCCCTCGGTGCGCTGGTGCTGGCGCTGGGTTTGCTGGTGGACGATGCGATCATCGCCGTCGAAATGATGGCGATCAAAATGGAGCAGGGCTTCGACCGGATCAAAGCCGCGAGTTACGCCTGGACCAGCACCGCGTTCCCGATGCTTACCGGCACGCTGATTACCGCTGCAGGCTTTCTGCCGATTGCCACTGCGCAATCGGGCACTGGCGAGTACACCCGCTCGATCTTCCAGGTCGTGACCATCGCACTGTTGGCGTCGTGGATTGCCGCCGTGGTTTTCGTGCCCTATCTGGGGGAAAAGCTCCTGCCGGATCTGGCGAAGATTCACGCCGCCAAACACGGCGCGGGGCAACCGGATCCGTACGCCACGCCTTTTTATGAGCGTGTCCGACGTCTGGTGGAGTGGTGCGTGCGCTGGCGCAAGACGGTAATCGCGCTGACGGTGCTGTTGTTCATTGCCTCCATTGTGTTGTTCCGTTTTGTGCCGCAGCAATTCTTCCCGGCCTCCGGGCGACTGGAATTGATGGTCGATCTGAAACTCGCCGAAGGTGCTTCGTTGAGCAACACCGCCGACCAGGTTAAACGTCTTGAAGGTTTACTGAAGGATCACGCCGGCATCGATAACTACGTGGCCTACGTCGGCACCGGTTCGCCGCGCTTCTACCTGCCGCTGGATCAGCAACTTCCTGCGGCGAGCTTCGCCCAGTTTGTCGTCCTGGCCAAGACCATCGAGGATCGCGAAACCCTGCGCACCTGGCTGATCGAAACCCTCAACGAGCAATTCCCGGCCCTGCGCTCGCGGGTGACGCGTCTGGAAAACGGCCCGCCGGTTGGCTATCCGGTGCAGTTCCGCGTTACCGGTGAACACATCGAAGACGTCCGCGCCCTGGCCCGCAAAGTGGCGGCCAAGGTTCGCGAAAATCCCCACGTGGCCAACGTCCATCTGGATTGGGAAGAACCGAGCAAAGTGGTTTATCTGAACGTCGATCAGGACCGCGCCCGAGCGCTGGGCGTTAGCACGGCGAACCTGTCGAAGTTCCTGCAAAGTTCACTGACCGGTTCCAGCGTCAGCCAGTACCGCGAAGACAACGAGTTGATCGAGATCCTTTTGCGCGGGACGTTGCATGAGCGCACTGAACTGTCGTTGCTGCCAAGCCTGGCGGTGCCGACCGACAACGGTCGCAGCGTGGCGCTGTCGCAAATCGCGACGCTGGAATACGGCTTTGAAGAAGGCATCATCTGGCACCGCAATCGCTTGCCGAACGTGACGATTCGCGCCGACATCTACGGCAGGGAACAACCGGCGACGCTGGTGCAGCAGATCATGCCGACGCTCGATCCGATCCGTGCTGAGCTGCCTGATGGGTATTTGCTGGAAGTCGGCGGGACTGTGGAGGACTCGGCCCGTGGCCAGAACTCGGTGAAGGCCGGTGTGCCGCTGTTCATTGTGGTGGTGCTGACGTTGCTGATGCTGCAACTGCGCAGTTTCTCACGCACGGTGATGGTGTTTCTGACAGCGCCATTGGGATTGATCGGCGTGACCCTGTTCCTGATGGTGTTCCGCCAGCCGTTTGGTTTTGTGGCTATGCTCGGCACCATTGCGCTGTCCGGGATGATCATGCGCAACTCGGTGATTCTGGTGGACCAGATCGAGCAGGACATCGCCGCCGGGCTCAAACCCTGGCAGGCGATCATCGAGGCCACGGTGCGTCGTTTCCGGCCGATCGTCCTGACCGCGCTCGCTGCGGTGCTGGCAATGATCCCGCTGTCACGCAGCGTGTTCTTCGGGCCGATGGCGGTGGCGATCATGGGGGGGCTGATTGTGGCGACGGCGTTGACGCTGCTGTTTTTGCCGGCGCTGTATGCGGCTTGGTTCCGCATCAAGAAAGAACCGGTTTGA
- a CDS encoding DUF4197 domain-containing protein, whose product MFRPTLRFAGLCAGLMISASAMALSLSDLSQKDATGGLKDALTQGAQLAVKQLGTPGGFSNNPDVKIELPGKLGKVASKMKQFGMGDQVDQLETSMNKAAETAVTQAQPILVDAVKKMSVEDAKGILSGGNDSATQYLNKTSREQIRAKFLPIVKQATDQVGLAKQYNSFAGQAATMGVIDTKNANIESYVTEQALNGLFEMIGKQEETIRQNPAAAATSLAKKVFGTL is encoded by the coding sequence ATGTTCCGCCCTACCCTTCGCTTCGCCGGCCTCTGCGCAGGCTTGATGATTTCCGCCAGCGCCATGGCGCTATCGCTCAGTGACCTGTCGCAAAAAGACGCCACCGGTGGCCTCAAGGACGCCCTGACCCAAGGCGCGCAACTGGCCGTCAAACAACTCGGTACACCGGGCGGGTTCAGCAACAACCCCGACGTGAAAATCGAACTGCCAGGCAAACTGGGCAAGGTCGCCAGCAAGATGAAGCAGTTCGGCATGGGCGACCAGGTTGATCAACTGGAAACCAGCATGAACAAAGCGGCAGAAACCGCCGTGACCCAGGCCCAGCCGATCCTCGTGGACGCCGTGAAGAAAATGTCCGTTGAAGACGCCAAGGGCATCCTCAGCGGCGGCAACGATTCGGCCACCCAATACCTGAACAAAACCAGCCGCGAACAAATCCGCGCCAAGTTCCTGCCGATCGTCAAGCAAGCCACCGACCAGGTCGGCCTGGCCAAGCAGTACAACTCGTTCGCCGGCCAAGCCGCGACCATGGGCGTGATCGATACAAAAAATGCCAACATTGAAAGCTACGTCACCGAACAGGCACTGAACGGCTTGTTCGAAATGATCGGCAAACAGGAAGAAACCATTCGCCAGAATCCTGCAGCGGCAGCGACCAGTCTGGCGAAGAAGGTGTTTGGCACCCTCTAA
- a CDS encoding YbaY family lipoprotein translates to MKKLSLLAISALLGACHSMQPAAKTSLDGEVFYLQRIALPPTAILSVSLQDVSLADAPAVVLDEQMGPVKGQVPLPFHLSYDPAQVKPGHRYSVSARIEVDGKLVFITTEHHAVQLDGSDPQPLKIRVDAVR, encoded by the coding sequence ATGAAAAAACTCTCTCTATTGGCCATCTCCGCTTTGCTCGGAGCCTGTCATTCGATGCAGCCCGCCGCCAAAACCAGCCTCGATGGCGAAGTCTTCTACCTGCAACGCATCGCCCTGCCGCCGACCGCCATCCTGAGCGTCAGCTTGCAGGACGTGTCTCTGGCCGACGCCCCCGCCGTGGTGCTCGACGAACAGATGGGCCCCGTCAAAGGTCAGGTGCCACTGCCATTCCATCTGAGTTACGATCCGGCTCAGGTCAAACCCGGACATCGATATTCCGTCAGCGCGCGCATCGAAGTGGATGGCAAACTGGTATTCATCACCACCGAACACCATGCCGTGCAACTGGATGGCAGCGATCCGCAGCCACTGAAAATCCGCGTCGACGCTGTCCGCTAA
- the plsB gene encoding glycerol-3-phosphate 1-O-acyltransferase PlsB, protein MTRSPFRRLVFGTLRRLLYLWVRSETINQSSFTLNLDRSRPVFYVLQNPSLTDLAVVDTECSKAGLPRPVLPVSVGNLLEPAAFFYLTPDPDWLGRQDKRGAPPTLTRLVSALSQNAAEDAQIIPVSVFWGQSPDSESSPWKLLFADSWAVTGRLRRLLSIIVLGRKTRVQFSAPIHLRELIDHNKGHERTVRMAQRILRVHFRNLKAAVIGPDISHRRNLVKGLLNQPLVKQAILDEAERENISPEKAKAQALRYGNEIASDYTYTAIRFLEVVLSWFWNKIYDGIKVNHIEGVQKVAQGHEVIYVPCHRSHIDYLLLSYLLFRNGLTPPHIAAGINLNMPVIGSLLRRGGAFFMRRTFKGNPLYTSVFNEYLHTLFTKGFPVEYFVEGGRSRTGRMLQPKTGMLAITLRSFLRSSRMPIVFIPVYIGYERVLEGRTYLGELRGASKKKESIFDIFKVIGALKQRFGQVAVNFGEPIKLAEFLDSEQPNWRQQELGPQFKPAWLNETTNRLGEKVAQHLNEAAAINPVNLVALALLSTSRLALDDRAMARVLDLYLALLRKVPYSPHTTLPEGDGRALIEHVKDMDLLSEQSDALGKILYLDEQNAVLMTYYRNNVLHIFALPALLASFFQSASRMSREQILRYTRALYPYLQSELFIRWSLDELDAVIDQWLEAFVEQGLLRFENDVYLRPAPSSRHFVLLTLLSKSIAQTLQRFYMTVSLLLNSGQNSISAEELEDLCTVMAQRLSILHGLNAPEFFDKSLFRHFIQTLLDLDVLKRDEAGKLSYHELLGELAEGAAKRVLPAEIRLSIRQVALHRSEDAADLVTTQPET, encoded by the coding sequence ATGACCCGTTCCCCGTTCCGCCGTCTTGTGTTTGGCACCCTGCGCCGATTGCTCTATCTCTGGGTTCGCTCCGAGACGATCAACCAGTCGTCGTTCACCCTCAACCTCGACCGCAGTCGTCCGGTGTTCTACGTCCTGCAAAACCCTTCGCTGACCGACCTCGCCGTGGTCGACACCGAATGCAGCAAGGCCGGCCTGCCTCGCCCGGTGTTACCGGTGTCTGTCGGCAATCTGCTGGAACCCGCCGCGTTCTTTTACCTGACACCGGACCCCGACTGGCTCGGTCGCCAGGACAAGCGCGGTGCGCCGCCGACCCTGACCCGCCTGGTCAGCGCCCTGAGCCAGAATGCCGCCGAAGACGCGCAGATCATCCCGGTCAGCGTGTTCTGGGGGCAATCGCCGGACAGCGAATCGAGTCCGTGGAAACTGTTGTTCGCCGACAGTTGGGCCGTTACCGGACGTCTGCGCCGCTTGCTGAGCATCATCGTGCTCGGACGCAAGACCCGCGTGCAGTTCTCCGCGCCGATCCACCTGCGCGAACTGATCGATCACAACAAAGGTCACGAGCGTACCGTACGCATGGCCCAGCGGATTCTGCGGGTGCACTTCCGCAACCTCAAAGCCGCCGTCATCGGCCCGGACATTTCCCACCGGCGCAATCTGGTCAAGGGCCTGCTGAATCAGCCGCTGGTCAAGCAAGCGATTCTCGACGAAGCCGAGCGGGAAAACATCTCCCCGGAGAAAGCCAAGGCCCAGGCCCTGCGCTACGGCAACGAGATCGCCTCGGACTACACCTACACCGCGATCCGATTTCTGGAAGTGGTGCTGAGCTGGTTCTGGAACAAGATCTACGACGGGATCAAGGTCAACCACATCGAAGGCGTGCAGAAGGTCGCCCAAGGTCACGAAGTGATCTACGTGCCGTGCCACCGCAGCCATATCGACTACTTGCTGCTGTCCTACTTGCTGTTCCGCAACGGCCTGACCCCGCCGCACATCGCCGCCGGGATCAACCTCAACATGCCGGTGATCGGCAGCCTGTTGCGTCGTGGCGGTGCGTTCTTCATGCGTCGCACGTTCAAGGGCAACCCGCTGTACACCTCGGTGTTCAACGAATACCTGCACACCCTGTTCACCAAAGGCTTTCCGGTCGAGTACTTCGTCGAGGGCGGCCGTTCGCGCACCGGGCGCATGCTGCAACCGAAAACCGGGATGCTCGCGATCACCCTGCGCAGCTTCCTGCGCTCGTCGCGCATGCCGATCGTCTTCATCCCCGTGTACATCGGCTACGAACGCGTGCTGGAAGGCCGGACCTACCTCGGCGAACTGCGCGGTGCGAGCAAAAAGAAAGAATCGATCTTCGACATCTTCAAAGTCATTGGCGCGCTCAAACAGCGCTTCGGCCAGGTGGCGGTGAACTTCGGCGAGCCGATCAAACTGGCAGAATTCCTCGACAGCGAGCAGCCAAACTGGCGCCAACAGGAACTCGGCCCGCAGTTCAAACCGGCGTGGCTCAACGAAACCACCAACCGCCTCGGCGAAAAAGTCGCGCAACACCTGAACGAAGCGGCAGCGATCAACCCGGTCAATCTCGTGGCGTTGGCATTGCTGTCCACCAGCCGTCTGGCACTGGATGATCGGGCCATGGCACGGGTGCTGGATCTGTATCTGGCGCTGTTGCGCAAGGTGCCGTACTCGCCGCACACCACGCTGCCGGAGGGTGACGGTCGCGCACTGATCGAGCATGTGAAAGACATGGATCTGCTGTCCGAACAAAGTGATGCACTGGGCAAGATTCTGTACCTGGACGAGCAGAATGCCGTCCTGATGACCTATTACCGCAACAACGTGCTGCACATTTTCGCGTTGCCGGCGCTGCTGGCGAGCTTCTTCCAGAGCGCTTCGCGCATGAGCCGTGAGCAGATCCTGCGCTACACCCGCGCGCTGTATCCGTACCTGCAATCGGAGCTGTTCATTCGCTGGTCGCTGGACGAACTGGATGCCGTGATCGATCAATGGCTCGAAGCGTTCGTCGAGCAGGGCCTGCTGCGTTTTGAAAATGACGTTTACCTGCGCCCGGCGCCGAGTTCGCGGCATTTCGTGTTGCTGACCTTGCTGTCGAAGAGCATCGCCCAGACGCTGCAACGCTTCTACATGACCGTTTCCCTGCTGCTCAACAGTGGCCAGAACAGCATCAGCGCCGAAGAACTGGAGGACCTGTGCACGGTGATGGCCCAGCGCCTGTCAATCCTGCACGGGCTGAATGCCCCGGAGTTCTTCGACAAGAGCCTGTTCCGCCACTTCATCCAGACCCTGCTTGACCTGGACGTGCTCAAACGTGACGAAGCCGGCAAGTTGAGCTACCACGAACTGCTCGGCGAACTGGCCGAAGGCGCGGCCAAACGGGTGTTGCCGGCAGAAATTCGTTTATCGATTCGTCAGGTGGCATTGCATCGTAGTGAAGATGCCGCGGATCTGGTCACCACCCAGCCCGAGACTTGA